The following proteins are co-located in the Armatimonadota bacterium genome:
- a CDS encoding PASTA domain-containing protein, with protein sequence MTGELLRLRYEVLDLIDEGPIFQLYKGRDRVMASEINVRILKPPFASEVEFVKTLTEVVHQNSGLKSIGVERVLDVLEEEGTTFLVSETHGGQLLAERIYRLAPYSVPISLAFAIQFCEALVGIHNAGMTHGEVCAHNIQVGPDGKATLLLPALWTAYGSSPDAGIAALPRLAPYLAPEVSQGKMPTPASDVYAVGALLYELLAKKTPFSAENTSEMAQKHATHPVPGVRSLSPGVPVAVEELIKKALSKEPGFRYSNAKQMLTDLRFIRDALRFGKPLSWPLQAQDSPSAAVAAVGGTAAAVAAAGATVSGAAAAPMPSSAMPAADKKEPAPEKPKKKELKEQTGYTNDVPWWIAWPAYVLFLGVMITLGAWRSYLVSKPQLLQVPDVIEMPAEEARAIFEKKGIVFRESRREPSEKIVAGKVLKLSPPVGDQVRLHGVVNAVISEGSRYVKLPNLEGLTLSDARDKLDALGLDLQEPPDERRSRRIEPGHILDSRPGKGEKVERGTKIRVTVSSKTDRRSGDAVRTRATYKIAMVIPKGTPKVMVRIELSDARNQRDIHEEMHKGGDKIEIITDGFGDPVYFRVYYNNELVDQFKKSVSESLGKNEE encoded by the coding sequence ATGACGGGCGAACTTTTGAGACTGCGCTACGAAGTTCTCGATCTAATCGACGAAGGGCCGATTTTCCAACTTTACAAGGGTCGCGACCGGGTGATGGCGTCCGAAATCAACGTACGGATCCTCAAGCCACCTTTTGCATCTGAAGTGGAATTTGTCAAAACTCTCACCGAGGTCGTGCACCAAAATTCTGGGTTGAAATCCATCGGGGTTGAGCGCGTGCTTGACGTCCTCGAAGAAGAGGGAACGACCTTCTTGGTGAGCGAAACCCACGGCGGGCAGCTACTGGCGGAGAGAATTTATCGGTTGGCGCCCTACTCCGTGCCGATCTCCCTGGCATTCGCAATCCAGTTTTGCGAGGCTCTCGTCGGTATCCACAACGCCGGAATGACCCACGGTGAGGTCTGCGCGCACAACATACAAGTTGGCCCGGATGGAAAGGCGACGCTGCTACTTCCCGCGCTGTGGACGGCGTATGGCTCCAGCCCGGACGCCGGTATCGCCGCGTTGCCACGATTAGCCCCGTATCTTGCGCCAGAAGTCTCGCAGGGCAAAATGCCGACGCCAGCATCGGATGTTTATGCTGTCGGAGCGCTGTTGTATGAGTTGCTCGCCAAAAAGACGCCATTCTCAGCCGAGAACACGTCTGAAATGGCCCAGAAGCATGCCACACACCCTGTCCCTGGGGTTCGGTCGCTATCGCCAGGCGTTCCGGTCGCTGTAGAAGAGCTCATCAAGAAAGCACTGTCCAAAGAACCCGGATTTCGATATTCGAACGCCAAACAGATGCTCACGGACTTGCGGTTTATCCGAGATGCACTTCGATTTGGCAAGCCGCTCAGCTGGCCTTTGCAGGCACAAGACTCTCCGAGCGCAGCCGTCGCAGCTGTTGGTGGAACCGCGGCTGCAGTCGCGGCGGCAGGAGCCACTGTTTCTGGAGCAGCAGCTGCTCCTATGCCTAGCTCGGCGATGCCAGCGGCGGATAAGAAGGAGCCTGCCCCAGAAAAGCCCAAGAAGAAGGAGCTCAAAGAACAAACAGGCTATACCAACGATGTGCCTTGGTGGATCGCTTGGCCGGCATATGTGCTGTTCTTGGGCGTGATGATCACTTTAGGTGCTTGGCGAAGCTATCTGGTTTCGAAGCCTCAACTTCTACAGGTGCCGGACGTCATCGAGATGCCCGCTGAGGAAGCGCGCGCGATTTTTGAAAAGAAAGGAATCGTGTTTCGTGAAAGCCGCCGCGAGCCGAGCGAGAAGATCGTCGCGGGAAAAGTCCTCAAGCTTTCACCGCCTGTTGGAGACCAAGTTCGGCTTCATGGGGTGGTCAATGCGGTGATTAGCGAGGGCAGCCGCTACGTCAAATTGCCGAATCTGGAGGGACTGACACTGAGCGATGCGCGGGACAAGTTGGATGCCTTGGGGCTCGATCTACAGGAACCACCAGACGAGCGACGGAGTCGCCGAATCGAACCTGGACATATCCTCGATTCCCGACCTGGAAAGGGGGAGAAGGTCGAGCGCGGGACCAAAATCCGGGTGACGGTGAGTTCGAAAACCGACCGGAGGTCCGGCGATGCGGTACGTACTCGTGCAACTTACAAGATTGCCATGGTGATTCCTAAGGGAACGCCTAAGGTGATGGTTCGAATTGAACTGTCGGACGCTCGAAACCAGCGGGATATCCACGAAGAAATGCACAAGGGCGGGGACAAAATCGAAATCATCACTGATGGATTCGGTGACCCGGTTTACTTCCGGGTGTATTACAACAACGAGTTGGTCGATCAATTTAAGAAGTCTGTGAGCGAGTCGCTCGGGAAAAATGAAGAGTGA
- the rpe gene encoding ribulose-phosphate 3-epimerase, producing MKVQLAPSILSFSPDDFRSPISQLMAAGVDWIHLDVMDGQFVPPITFGADLANAITKIGPVPVEAHLMTETPEAHFEAFANAGCKRIIFHAEATHHAHRLAGSLRKMGIQSGIAINPGTPVQAVEPVLAEVDLVLIMTVNPGWGGQPFVHECLDKVRWVREAAPEVEIQVDGGIDPTTLPLALEAGANVFVAGSYLLKTPTIAEAVQNLRTSCG from the coding sequence GTGAAAGTACAACTTGCACCATCAATACTTAGCTTTTCGCCGGATGATTTCAGGTCGCCGATCAGTCAGCTGATGGCGGCAGGAGTCGACTGGATCCACCTCGATGTCATGGATGGGCAGTTTGTGCCACCGATCACCTTTGGCGCAGATCTCGCCAATGCCATCACCAAAATCGGTCCTGTTCCTGTGGAAGCGCACTTGATGACTGAAACTCCAGAAGCGCACTTTGAGGCGTTCGCAAATGCGGGCTGCAAGCGGATCATCTTTCATGCTGAAGCGACCCATCATGCCCACCGGTTAGCGGGATCTCTGAGGAAAATGGGAATCCAGTCCGGAATCGCGATCAATCCTGGCACACCAGTACAGGCGGTCGAACCGGTTCTCGCTGAAGTCGATTTGGTGCTGATCATGACCGTCAATCCGGGCTGGGGCGGTCAGCCGTTTGTTCACGAGTGCCTTGACAAGGTCCGCTGGGTGAGGGAAGCCGCGCCGGAGGTTGAAATTCAAGTGGATGGCGGCATCGATCCAACCACTCTGCCGCTCGCTCTGGAGGCCGGTGCGAACGTTTTTGTTGCGGGAAGCTATTTGCTCAAAACTCCGACCATCGCAGAAGCCGTCCAGAACTTACGGACTTCATGCGGCTAA
- the ribD gene encoding bifunctional diaminohydroxyphosphoribosylaminopyrimidine deaminase/5-amino-6-(5-phosphoribosylamino)uracil reductase RibD: MAKPSPTDWMLRSCEVSRRGVPAPNPHVGCVIVREGNLVGEGFHAFAGGDHAEVMALKEAGESAQGATAYVTLEPCNHFGSTPPCSHALVNAGVSKVVYACADPNPKAAGGAEFLRQAGVEVESGLCEQEAQHANEVWWRSFELGRPFVTLHIAVSADGFVDDASGRGARITGQEAIRDVQQSRGTHGCVLIGRNTAAGDNPRLTVREFEILRQPLRVILDSRAQLQRNLNVFSDGLAPTLRIVERGMASTEFDLECDSLANLLQELRHRDVKGVYVEGGPETLRRFARAGFVDRFDVYQSPKPLGTGKSFDPNEVIELANLVESERRALGEDVLIRYRPGSK, translated from the coding sequence ATGGCAAAACCAAGCCCGACTGATTGGATGCTTCGCTCTTGCGAGGTTTCGAGGCGCGGTGTACCAGCCCCTAATCCGCATGTTGGGTGCGTTATCGTCCGGGAAGGGAATCTGGTCGGAGAGGGTTTTCACGCGTTTGCAGGCGGCGACCATGCCGAAGTCATGGCTCTCAAGGAAGCGGGAGAGTCGGCGCAAGGCGCAACGGCGTACGTGACTCTGGAACCGTGCAACCACTTCGGCAGCACGCCTCCTTGCAGTCATGCGCTAGTCAACGCCGGAGTTTCTAAGGTTGTCTACGCATGTGCTGATCCGAATCCTAAGGCTGCGGGTGGGGCCGAGTTTTTGCGGCAAGCAGGGGTGGAAGTTGAATCCGGCTTGTGCGAGCAAGAAGCCCAGCACGCGAACGAAGTCTGGTGGCGGAGTTTTGAACTCGGACGACCATTTGTCACGTTGCACATCGCGGTGTCGGCGGATGGATTCGTAGACGATGCATCCGGCCGTGGAGCAAGGATCACCGGTCAAGAGGCAATCCGCGATGTTCAGCAAAGTCGCGGGACACATGGCTGCGTTCTTATCGGGCGCAACACGGCTGCTGGCGACAATCCGCGACTCACCGTCCGCGAATTCGAGATTCTTCGACAGCCGCTGAGGGTGATCTTGGATTCTAGAGCGCAGCTGCAGAGGAATCTGAATGTGTTTTCGGACGGGCTCGCACCGACACTCAGGATTGTCGAACGTGGAATGGCTTCGACAGAATTTGATTTGGAATGCGACTCTCTCGCAAACCTGCTACAAGAGCTACGCCATCGGGATGTTAAGGGTGTTTACGTTGAAGGCGGTCCAGAAACATTGCGGCGGTTTGCACGGGCTGGATTCGTGGACCGATTCGACGTTTACCAATCTCCAAAACCGCTCGGGACCGGGAAGTCGTTTGATCCAAACGAAGTGATCGAACTTGCTAATCTCGTCGAATCCGAGAGGCGCGCACTCGGTGAGGATGTCCTGATTCGGTACCGACCAGGTTCGAAATAG
- the pdxT gene encoding pyridoxal 5'-phosphate synthase glutaminase subunit PdxT has translation MAIKVGVVSVQGDFEKHLQKVAESGHEGCEIRSPEDLSGVTHVILPGGESTTVGLLLRRYGLGSALIDFANAGKPIWGTCMGMILMAAKIEKYDQYSLGLLDITVRRNAFGAQVHSFETPIAMVGMQEPVMGVFIRAPIVTEHSDSVEVLATFDGQTVAVRQGNRVGTSFHPELAQGTAFLDWYLSLK, from the coding sequence ATGGCAATCAAAGTCGGGGTGGTGAGCGTTCAAGGAGATTTTGAGAAGCACCTCCAGAAAGTCGCCGAAAGCGGCCATGAAGGTTGCGAGATTCGGAGCCCCGAGGACCTTAGCGGAGTGACCCACGTGATCCTTCCGGGAGGAGAAAGCACTACGGTGGGGCTCCTGCTCCGACGGTATGGATTAGGAAGTGCGTTGATCGATTTCGCCAATGCCGGGAAGCCGATTTGGGGCACCTGTATGGGCATGATCCTCATGGCTGCGAAGATCGAAAAGTACGATCAGTACTCGTTGGGTTTGCTGGACATCACCGTCCGCCGCAACGCGTTTGGAGCGCAAGTTCACTCGTTTGAAACTCCAATCGCGATGGTTGGGATGCAAGAGCCCGTGATGGGAGTTTTCATTCGCGCCCCAATCGTCACTGAGCATTCCGATTCGGTTGAAGTGCTCGCAACGTTTGATGGCCAAACCGTCGCGGTTCGACAAGGCAATCGGGTCGGCACTTCTTTCCATCCCGAGCTCGCCCAGGGAACGGCGTTTCTCGACTGGTATTTGAGCCTGAAGTAA
- a CDS encoding arginase — MKVELIGAPFDRCGRHPGSALGPDAIRFVLEREVRSEQSAWIKQWIGESLVDLGNVEWRTEPEVGGLKGFPEAMSFYEALQKMTYESISKGNVPLVIGGDHSLSIGTVSGAAKAISQRGGKFGLLWIDAHADLNTPVGSPSGNVHGMPIAALLGTKDTVSASPISEQWRDLIQQFAAPTLSESQVAWIGLRDVDASESDRIASYSGCFASTMQDIDRHGIGPVMEAFWTWAERQGITDLYISFDVDSLDPVLAPGTGTAVRGGLSYREGHMLAEFLADRLRDDGVNLRLAGLDVVEVNPMMDSANATAKVAIEWVASLFGKRILSKRPEIGF, encoded by the coding sequence ATGAAGGTCGAATTGATCGGCGCGCCATTTGATCGGTGCGGTAGGCATCCAGGAAGCGCGTTGGGGCCGGACGCCATTCGGTTTGTGCTGGAGCGTGAAGTTCGCAGCGAGCAATCCGCTTGGATCAAGCAGTGGATCGGCGAAAGCCTGGTTGATCTCGGAAATGTGGAGTGGCGCACAGAGCCGGAAGTGGGTGGACTCAAAGGATTTCCTGAAGCGATGAGCTTCTATGAGGCACTCCAGAAAATGACCTACGAGTCAATTTCTAAGGGAAATGTGCCGCTCGTTATCGGTGGCGATCATTCGCTCTCCATCGGCACTGTTTCCGGCGCGGCCAAGGCGATCTCACAAAGAGGCGGCAAATTCGGCTTACTCTGGATCGACGCTCATGCCGACTTAAACACTCCGGTCGGGTCTCCGAGCGGCAATGTCCACGGCATGCCAATCGCTGCGCTGTTAGGGACAAAAGATACGGTTTCGGCTTCACCGATTTCGGAGCAATGGCGGGATCTGATTCAGCAATTTGCTGCTCCGACTCTTTCCGAATCGCAAGTGGCATGGATTGGGCTGCGCGATGTTGACGCGAGCGAATCAGACCGGATCGCCAGCTATTCAGGGTGTTTTGCTTCGACAATGCAAGATATCGATCGGCACGGCATCGGCCCGGTAATGGAGGCGTTTTGGACTTGGGCCGAACGCCAGGGAATCACCGATCTCTATATCAGTTTTGACGTGGACTCACTCGATCCGGTGCTTGCGCCGGGAACTGGCACCGCCGTCCGTGGTGGACTGAGCTATCGTGAAGGTCACATGCTCGCCGAGTTTTTAGCGGATCGACTTCGCGATGACGGCGTCAACCTGAGGCTCGCAGGGCTGGATGTTGTCGAAGTGAACCCGATGATGGACAGCGCCAACGCCACAGCAAAGGTTGCGATTGAGTGGGTGGCGTCATTGTTTGGCAAGAGAATTTTGAGCAAGAGGCCCGAGATTGGCTTCTGA
- a CDS encoding KpsF/GutQ family sugar-phosphate isomerase translates to MASELSTFKRVLREEADAILALIEAPTTEFEKAVEWIFASSGRVITCGVGKSGHIARKVAGTLASTGTPSHFLHAAEAVHGDLGMITDQDIVLAYSHSGETDEIVKLFPSFQAIGARTILITGRPNSSAGRLAALVLDTGVTREACSINLAPTTSTTAMLALSDALAIEVMDRRGFKQEDFAKFHPAGALGKRLLLAVSDVMRTGDENAVVIESAPILEVLKAITNARAGAACVVDGDGKMVGFLSDGDIRRHFLGSSDPFGAAANQIMSTKFSTISSDLLAIEALEMFENLQNKIGEIPVLDSEGKPIGMLVLKDLLRSGIV, encoded by the coding sequence TTGGCTTCTGAACTCAGCACCTTCAAGCGCGTCCTTCGGGAAGAAGCCGATGCCATTCTGGCGCTCATCGAGGCTCCAACGACTGAGTTTGAAAAAGCCGTCGAATGGATTTTTGCGAGCAGTGGCCGAGTAATCACTTGCGGCGTCGGGAAGTCGGGGCATATCGCTCGCAAAGTTGCCGGAACGCTGGCGAGCACTGGCACCCCGAGCCACTTTTTGCACGCCGCTGAAGCTGTGCACGGTGACCTGGGCATGATTACTGATCAGGACATCGTGCTGGCGTATAGCCACAGTGGCGAGACCGACGAAATCGTGAAGCTCTTCCCGAGTTTTCAAGCGATCGGAGCGCGCACGATTCTGATCACGGGTCGCCCAAATAGCAGTGCTGGACGGTTAGCCGCGTTGGTATTGGACACGGGCGTCACACGAGAAGCATGTTCCATCAACCTCGCACCGACGACGAGTACCACAGCAATGCTCGCACTCAGCGACGCTTTGGCTATCGAAGTGATGGACCGGCGAGGATTCAAGCAAGAAGATTTTGCAAAATTCCATCCGGCCGGCGCGCTCGGAAAGAGACTGTTGCTCGCTGTCTCGGACGTGATGCGGACGGGCGATGAAAACGCGGTTGTCATTGAGAGCGCACCGATTCTCGAAGTGCTGAAGGCAATTACGAATGCTCGCGCTGGAGCAGCGTGTGTGGTTGATGGTGATGGCAAGATGGTCGGGTTCTTGAGTGATGGCGATATACGGCGTCACTTCTTGGGTTCCTCCGATCCGTTTGGGGCTGCCGCGAACCAGATTATGTCGACCAAGTTCAGCACGATCAGCAGCGACCTGCTCGCGATCGAAGCGCTGGAAATGTTCGAGAATCTACAGAACAAGATTGGCGAGATTCCAGTCTTGGATTCAGAGGGCAAACCGATTGGAATGCTGGTGCTCAAAGACCTGCTTCGAAGCGGAATTGTCTAA
- a CDS encoding Gfo/Idh/MocA family oxidoreductase, with protein MSIKIGLLGTSHVHAGSYARALSNHPSAELSGHFESDPNYAPKFDSTPFASASECVAASDAVIICGKTVEHLAMIELAAQAQKPILCEKPVPFSEQESNRIRQIVESNQVLFMTAFPCPFSPAFQSALKRIQNGEIGKLVAIAATNRARFPGLWYDDAKLSGGGAMMDHVVHVADLLRRITGQSPNRVHANAHPAGNEKVAMLTLDYADGTFATLDSSWSRPKSYKTWGDVTLNIVGELGVIELDLFGQTMDVYGSSLSLSGYGPDLDQFMVNEFVSAIQEKRAPSVTLEDGLMASQVVWSAYQSLSPASA; from the coding sequence ATGTCCATCAAGATCGGATTGTTAGGCACCAGCCACGTTCATGCCGGTTCGTACGCCAGAGCGCTTTCAAACCACCCTTCCGCAGAACTGTCGGGACATTTCGAATCCGATCCGAACTACGCGCCAAAATTCGATTCCACACCATTCGCGAGCGCTTCTGAATGCGTGGCTGCCAGCGATGCCGTGATCATCTGCGGCAAGACCGTGGAGCACCTCGCGATGATCGAATTGGCAGCCCAAGCGCAAAAGCCGATCTTGTGCGAAAAGCCGGTTCCATTTTCTGAGCAGGAATCGAACCGAATTCGCCAGATTGTCGAATCCAACCAAGTGCTTTTCATGACGGCGTTTCCGTGCCCATTTTCTCCTGCATTCCAGTCGGCATTGAAGCGCATTCAGAATGGCGAAATAGGCAAATTGGTTGCGATTGCCGCGACAAACCGGGCGCGATTTCCAGGACTCTGGTACGACGACGCTAAGCTGAGCGGCGGCGGCGCCATGATGGATCACGTGGTTCACGTTGCCGATCTGTTGCGCAGAATTACGGGCCAGTCACCGAATCGGGTTCACGCCAATGCGCATCCTGCGGGCAACGAAAAAGTGGCGATGCTTACGCTCGATTATGCGGATGGGACGTTCGCGACCTTGGATTCTAGCTGGTCAAGACCCAAGAGTTACAAGACTTGGGGTGACGTCACTTTGAACATCGTCGGTGAACTCGGAGTTATCGAACTCGATCTTTTTGGTCAGACGATGGACGTTTATGGAAGCTCGCTGAGCCTATCAGGATACGGGCCTGATCTCGACCAATTTATGGTGAACGAGTTCGTCAGCGCGATCCAAGAAAAACGCGCACCAAGCGTAACGCTCGAAGATGGCCTTATGGCTTCGCAGGTGGTTTGGTCGGCTTACCAGTCCCTGAGCCCTGCGTCGGCTTAG
- the rplU gene encoding 50S ribosomal protein L21, with translation MFAIVKTGGKQLKAAKDEILVIEKIDGEAGTKIDLDEVVMVVDGTSVKVGSPFVKGAKVKAEIVRQGKAPKISAFNYKAKKNVRKRWGHRQPQTFVKVLDVIGGK, from the coding sequence ATGTTTGCAATTGTCAAGACCGGTGGAAAACAGCTTAAGGCGGCCAAAGACGAGATTCTCGTAATCGAGAAGATTGACGGCGAAGCCGGCACCAAGATTGATCTGGACGAGGTCGTAATGGTCGTTGATGGTACTTCGGTCAAGGTCGGATCTCCGTTTGTGAAGGGTGCCAAAGTCAAGGCGGAGATTGTTCGCCAAGGCAAAGCTCCTAAGATCAGCGCTTTCAACTATAAGGCGAAGAAGAACGTCCGCAAGCGATGGGGACACCGACAGCCGCAAACATTCGTCAAGGTTCTTGACGTTATCGGAGGCAAGTAA
- the rpmA gene encoding 50S ribosomal protein L27, whose translation MAHKKGQGSSKNGRDSNSQRLGVKRYAGEVVKAGTILIRQRGTEFHPGENVGKGKDFTLFALVDGQIKVEGPKDKRRMSVYPYQAN comes from the coding sequence ATGGCACATAAGAAAGGTCAAGGTTCATCTAAGAACGGTCGAGATTCGAATTCCCAGCGACTTGGCGTCAAGCGCTACGCTGGTGAAGTCGTCAAGGCTGGCACGATTTTGATTCGACAACGCGGTACCGAATTCCACCCAGGTGAGAATGTCGGCAAGGGCAAGGATTTCACACTGTTCGCTCTCGTCGACGGACAAATCAAGGTTGAAGGTCCAAAAGATAAGCGACGAATGAGCGTTTATCCGTACCAAGCAAACTAA
- a CDS encoding AbrB/MazE/SpoVT family DNA-binding domain-containing protein: MDISTLFYGSVTVGERGQIVIPAEARAELQIKPGDKLIVMRDPTHGCLSIGTLSRMRQVIDQYEAAYENLINAEPVKEELS; this comes from the coding sequence ATGGATATCTCTACACTTTTCTATGGTTCAGTGACGGTTGGTGAGCGCGGACAGATCGTCATTCCAGCCGAAGCGCGTGCTGAACTTCAAATCAAACCGGGCGACAAATTGATCGTGATGCGTGATCCTACCCACGGTTGCCTGTCCATCGGGACTCTCTCACGCATGCGGCAAGTCATCGATCAATACGAAGCTGCCTACGAGAACCTGATCAACGCCGAACCAGTCAAGGAGGAGCTGAGTTGA
- a CDS encoding TolC family protein has product MKRSLIAFFVLAASAIQAQETLNIDQAVEIAIQNSSQVKIAQSQYKQAVELSNQARGFLGIRVDGSASYERYLDRTISFGGGQGQIDAKRATLNLSYPIDLVGVSRKAWQGANANERAALEAVNVEKNKVRLSVREAFYGVLRAEWNQEVLKEAYDAATARLEVARKRFNAGDIPKFDVLRLETEVTRAESNKLSATTAVTLSKQVLNNAMDRPIDTEFEIDTPFREVRSDSLPEVLLDEKTLAELAQQFRPELKQLVLLKKAREFYTYAERSGNSPSLSFGTRYTHTIDPAFGVRANNVVFSATLSYPLWDSGITRAKIRSAKEAENQVQLSLDKTKLGIDLEIRSAVVRLTNATNQLRFARKTVELQAEALRLAELRFSAGEGILLDVTLADADLRSALGALIAARSEYLIAVAALQKAVGIDELPTTKTTTN; this is encoded by the coding sequence TTGAAGCGTTCGCTCATCGCTTTTTTTGTGCTGGCTGCATCAGCAATCCAGGCGCAAGAAACCCTTAACATCGACCAAGCCGTCGAGATCGCCATCCAAAACTCTAGCCAAGTCAAGATCGCTCAATCGCAATACAAGCAAGCGGTGGAGCTTTCGAACCAAGCGCGAGGATTCCTAGGAATTCGGGTGGACGGCTCGGCATCATACGAGCGATACCTCGATCGAACGATCTCGTTCGGCGGTGGGCAGGGGCAAATTGATGCCAAGCGCGCTACCCTGAATTTGAGCTATCCGATCGACCTCGTCGGAGTGAGCAGAAAGGCATGGCAAGGCGCAAATGCGAACGAGCGCGCTGCTCTGGAAGCCGTGAATGTCGAAAAGAACAAGGTCCGGCTTTCTGTGCGAGAAGCGTTTTACGGCGTTCTCCGCGCCGAGTGGAACCAGGAGGTCCTGAAGGAAGCCTACGATGCTGCGACAGCACGCCTTGAAGTTGCTCGAAAGAGATTCAACGCTGGCGACATTCCGAAATTTGATGTCTTGAGGCTGGAAACCGAGGTCACCCGAGCCGAATCCAACAAGCTTTCGGCAACGACTGCGGTCACTTTGTCGAAGCAAGTGCTGAACAATGCGATGGATCGGCCCATCGACACAGAATTTGAGATTGACACGCCGTTCCGAGAGGTTCGCTCCGATTCTCTGCCAGAAGTGTTGCTGGACGAAAAGACTCTGGCAGAACTCGCGCAACAATTCCGGCCAGAACTGAAACAGCTCGTACTCCTGAAGAAGGCGCGCGAGTTCTACACCTATGCCGAGCGGAGCGGAAACTCGCCCTCCTTGAGCTTTGGCACCCGGTACACCCACACGATTGATCCGGCGTTTGGCGTGCGTGCGAACAACGTTGTTTTCTCCGCGACTTTGAGCTATCCGCTGTGGGACAGTGGAATCACGCGGGCAAAGATTCGTTCCGCCAAAGAGGCAGAAAACCAAGTTCAACTGAGCCTCGACAAGACGAAACTCGGCATTGACTTAGAGATTCGGAGCGCAGTTGTCCGGTTGACCAACGCGACAAACCAACTGCGATTTGCGCGAAAAACGGTAGAGCTACAAGCCGAAGCGCTCCGTCTTGCTGAGCTGCGGTTTTCCGCTGGCGAAGGAATTTTGCTCGACGTCACGCTGGCGGATGCTGACCTCCGGTCGGCACTTGGAGCACTGATCGCAGCGCGGTCTGAGTACCTGATTGCCGTCGCCGCACTCCAAAAAGCAGTAGGAATTGATGAGCTTCCGACGACCAAGACCACAACCAACTAA